A region from the Phycisphaeraceae bacterium genome encodes:
- the radA gene encoding DNA repair protein RadA, giving the protein MAKTQVKFVCNSCGGVQNRWLGKCPDCGQWDTLEEFRESVGANRDTQRGSAVDVLTVENSPRAVPIGEVVDGSQSANGARLPTGILEFDRVLGGTAVNDASRSQDFSIGLVRGSTVLVGGDPGIGKSTLLLQAAAHWARRGERVLYVTSEESANQLKLRAGRLGAALDNDELYVLADTNLARITEQVRKVQPRIVVIDSIQMIYKGDLPAAPGSVTQLRACCLELVYLAKATNCAMLFIGHVTKEGRLAGPRLLEHMVDTVLYFEGDRYHSHRIVRAIKNRFGSTLEVGIFEMTDSGLKQVKDGAGLLAAEYRPMSGSVVCPVLQGTRCLLVEIQALTATGFLGSAKRKTSGLDANRLAMLIAVLEKRGGLRLADQDIFVSSVGGMKIVEPAADLAIALAIAGAHYNKQVGSRLLAVGEIGLGGEVRHVQQVEQRLREAARLGFTHAICPKAGIKPPHGCEIISVTTLGEALQLLS; this is encoded by the coding sequence ATGGCCAAGACTCAAGTAAAGTTCGTTTGCAACTCGTGTGGCGGTGTGCAGAACCGCTGGTTGGGCAAATGCCCTGATTGCGGCCAGTGGGACACGCTTGAAGAATTCCGGGAGTCGGTTGGTGCTAACAGGGACACTCAACGCGGCTCGGCGGTGGACGTGCTCACTGTAGAGAATAGCCCGCGAGCGGTCCCTATCGGTGAGGTTGTTGACGGATCGCAATCGGCAAATGGGGCAAGGCTGCCAACAGGCATACTCGAATTCGATCGCGTGCTGGGTGGCACTGCTGTCAATGATGCCTCTCGTTCTCAAGATTTCTCCATTGGTCTGGTACGCGGAAGTACCGTACTGGTAGGCGGTGACCCAGGAATTGGGAAGTCCACACTACTACTTCAGGCCGCAGCTCACTGGGCCAGACGCGGGGAGCGCGTTCTGTATGTCACCAGTGAGGAATCCGCTAATCAACTTAAACTCCGTGCAGGTCGGCTTGGTGCGGCTCTCGATAATGATGAACTCTATGTACTGGCAGATACGAATCTCGCTCGTATTACCGAGCAGGTTCGCAAGGTCCAACCTCGTATCGTGGTTATCGACTCGATACAGATGATCTACAAAGGGGACTTACCTGCCGCTCCGGGCAGTGTCACACAACTGCGAGCATGTTGCCTGGAGCTGGTTTACCTCGCCAAAGCGACAAATTGTGCAATGCTGTTCATCGGTCATGTTACGAAAGAAGGCCGTCTCGCAGGTCCCCGACTGCTTGAACACATGGTGGATACCGTGCTTTATTTTGAGGGAGATCGTTACCACAGCCATCGAATTGTTCGTGCAATAAAAAATCGTTTTGGATCGACGCTGGAAGTTGGTATTTTCGAGATGACTGACAGCGGATTGAAACAGGTCAAAGACGGTGCGGGCTTGCTCGCAGCCGAGTACCGACCAATGAGTGGAAGCGTAGTCTGCCCCGTGCTTCAGGGCACACGTTGTCTGCTTGTCGAAATCCAAGCACTGACAGCAACGGGGTTTCTTGGTTCAGCTAAACGCAAAACCAGCGGCTTGGATGCGAATCGTTTGGCAATGCTTATTGCTGTCCTTGAAAAGCGAGGCGGACTTCGGTTGGCGGATCAAGATATTTTCGTTAGTAGCGTCGGCGGTATGAAGATCGTAGAACCTGCCGCTGATCTGGCGATTGCATTGGCCATTGCGGGAGCTCATTACAACAAGCAGGTTGGTTCTCGGTTATTGGCTGTCGGTGAGATCGGTCTTGGCGGTGAGGTTCGACACGTTCAGCAAGTCGAGCAGCGATTACGTGAAGCTGCGAGACTCGGCTTTACTCATGCGATATGCCCAAAGGCGGGAATTAAGCCTCCTCACGGTTGTGAAATCATCAGCGTGACGACTCTCGGAGAGGCATTGCAGTTGCTCTCATGA
- a CDS encoding S41 family peptidase yields the protein MTFHNKTASNPWVRVATYVILAGALLVIVSETVARRGGVFDQLDLLVDVRHQIVGGYVEKPDEKKMMESAVRGMVESLNDPFTIYIPPDDLPQFTKAISGTFVGIGAEVDTFQNRVRIVSPLEESPAWKAGVMAGDILLEINGQSTLNMKINDAITKLQGEEGSIVKVKVRHDTGEEVDLTITRARINVQTVKGFRRNGDSHWEFMIDESNKIGYIRILQFTDKTASELKAALDRLTAAGVKGLILDVRFNPGGLLQSAVDVSNMFLDKGKRIVSVKGRIVPESVEYANGQGEIPPIPMVVIANEASASAAEVVTGALSDNNRAVFIGTRTFGKGSVQQVYPLDNELGALKMTNAYYYLPNGRNIHRRENSETWGVDPADGYYVLMAPNEIKTMIEIRRDSDVLRKGNGKSEASVTPEWIKTKLADPQLAAALQAVQGKLLTGVWPKVGESGAAQLAKRTKHDNLQRQREQLAQRLDEIDAELDKLDGNIATTRPTAGNTTIDTHDFEENSSLLSAPEGTSNADKEKNKIPPEILPATQPHSK from the coding sequence ATGACTTTTCACAACAAGACCGCTTCAAATCCCTGGGTTCGCGTTGCCACCTACGTCATTCTGGCGGGAGCCTTACTCGTCATCGTTTCAGAAACGGTGGCTCGACGTGGCGGAGTCTTCGATCAGCTCGACCTTCTTGTTGATGTCCGCCACCAAATCGTTGGCGGATATGTTGAAAAACCGGACGAGAAAAAAATGATGGAGAGTGCCGTGCGAGGCATGGTCGAGTCGCTCAACGACCCGTTCACCATCTATATTCCACCAGATGATTTGCCACAGTTCACAAAGGCTATAAGTGGTACGTTTGTTGGCATCGGTGCTGAGGTGGATACCTTTCAAAACCGTGTTCGGATCGTATCCCCGTTGGAGGAATCTCCCGCATGGAAAGCCGGTGTGATGGCGGGCGACATCCTGCTTGAAATCAACGGCCAAAGCACTCTGAATATGAAAATCAACGATGCCATTACCAAGCTTCAGGGCGAGGAAGGCTCAATCGTCAAAGTCAAGGTTCGGCACGACACAGGCGAGGAAGTTGACCTAACGATCACTCGCGCTCGGATCAATGTACAGACAGTCAAGGGCTTTCGACGTAATGGTGATTCGCACTGGGAATTCATGATCGATGAATCCAACAAGATCGGCTACATACGGATTCTGCAATTCACAGACAAGACTGCCAGCGAACTCAAAGCTGCGCTGGATCGATTAACCGCTGCAGGCGTAAAGGGACTGATTCTCGACGTAAGGTTTAACCCCGGCGGACTTCTCCAGTCAGCGGTAGATGTTTCAAACATGTTCCTCGACAAAGGGAAACGCATCGTCTCAGTCAAGGGACGTATCGTGCCTGAAAGCGTCGAGTATGCCAATGGCCAGGGCGAGATTCCGCCGATTCCAATGGTGGTGATCGCCAATGAAGCCAGTGCGTCTGCAGCTGAAGTAGTGACTGGAGCGTTGTCTGACAACAACCGGGCCGTATTCATTGGCACTCGCACTTTTGGTAAGGGAAGTGTGCAGCAGGTGTATCCGCTCGACAACGAACTTGGGGCGCTGAAAATGACGAATGCTTATTACTACCTGCCTAACGGTCGCAATATTCACCGTCGCGAAAATTCGGAGACCTGGGGTGTGGATCCGGCGGATGGTTATTACGTGCTTATGGCTCCAAATGAGATCAAGACAATGATCGAGATTCGTCGAGATAGTGACGTGTTGCGTAAGGGCAACGGCAAGAGCGAAGCATCCGTGACACCAGAGTGGATCAAGACGAAATTGGCAGATCCTCAGCTTGCAGCAGCTCTTCAAGCAGTACAGGGGAAATTACTAACGGGTGTATGGCCAAAAGTCGGGGAATCCGGCGCAGCGCAACTTGCCAAGCGGACAAAACACGACAATCTGCAACGTCAACGCGAACAACTCGCACAGAGACTCGATGAGATTGACGCGGAACTGGATAAGCTCGACGGGAACATCGCCACTACACGGCCGACTGCGGGCAACACGACAATAGACACGCACGATTTTGAAGAGAATAGTTCCCTCCTATCGGCCCCAGAGGGGACCTCAAATGCCGACAAAGAGAAAAACAAGATTCCTCCCGAAATCCTGCCGGCGACGCAGCCACACTCGAAGTAA
- a CDS encoding DegT/DnrJ/EryC1/StrS family aminotransferase, whose protein sequence is MYRVGQPEIDAIAKVIRSSRLFRYNDQSECARFESRYGKYLGVKHVHLCSSGTNALTAALSGFGIGPGDEVAVPAHTYMASGAAVLAVGAIPIIVDIDDSITISPEALENAIGPRTRAVIPVHMWGQVCNMNRIMQIARKKKLLVIEDACQAVGGAYEGRMCGSIGHAGAFSFNYFKNMTCGEGGAVVTNDTKASQRARCMIDCCGFYWTGRNRDVIPFIASGARASELEGAMLNVQLDRLPGMIREMRKQKKRILRDTAKTSLTAVRSNSLDHECGAFTMFTLPTVGEAQKLAGLLKAGICGRTGRHTYTEWDQFFSQEGAPHPSLNPFKMRENRACRRKYTKDMCAKSLDILNRTVMIGNHPDRSATEIEELIRKIKSAAQTVLT, encoded by the coding sequence ATGTATCGAGTTGGCCAGCCCGAAATCGATGCGATAGCCAAGGTTATTCGAAGCAGCCGGTTGTTCCGCTACAACGATCAGAGCGAATGTGCCCGCTTTGAATCACGATATGGCAAATACCTGGGTGTCAAACACGTCCATCTCTGTTCCAGCGGCACCAATGCGCTGACCGCTGCGCTTTCCGGTTTTGGAATCGGTCCCGGTGATGAAGTTGCGGTACCTGCCCATACCTACATGGCTTCCGGCGCAGCAGTATTAGCGGTCGGAGCAATTCCCATCATTGTGGATATCGATGACTCGATCACAATTAGCCCTGAGGCACTGGAAAATGCGATTGGTCCACGCACCCGTGCAGTAATTCCTGTGCACATGTGGGGACAGGTATGCAATATGAATCGCATCATGCAGATTGCGAGAAAAAAGAAATTGCTTGTTATCGAGGATGCCTGTCAGGCGGTTGGTGGAGCTTATGAAGGGCGTATGTGCGGCTCAATCGGACACGCTGGAGCCTTCAGCTTCAATTATTTCAAAAACATGACCTGTGGCGAAGGCGGTGCCGTTGTCACCAACGACACCAAAGCCAGCCAACGGGCACGGTGCATGATCGATTGCTGTGGCTTCTATTGGACCGGTAGAAATCGGGATGTGATTCCCTTTATTGCCAGTGGCGCGAGAGCGAGCGAACTCGAAGGCGCAATGCTCAATGTACAACTTGATCGTTTGCCTGGCATGATCCGCGAGATGCGGAAGCAAAAGAAACGCATCCTTCGAGATACGGCAAAAACAAGTCTTACTGCTGTACGCTCAAATAGCCTGGATCATGAGTGTGGTGCGTTCACCATGTTTACCCTACCGACTGTTGGCGAAGCGCAAAAGCTTGCGGGCTTGCTCAAGGCAGGTATCTGCGGCCGTACCGGCAGGCACACCTATACAGAATGGGATCAGTTTTTCAGTCAAGAAGGTGCACCACATCCGTCACTGAACCCCTTCAAAATGCGTGAAAATCGTGCCTGCCGGAGAAAATACACCAAGGATATGTGCGCCAAGTCACTCGATATTCTCAACCGTACAGTCATGATTGGCAATCATCCTGACCGCAGCGCTACCGAGATCGAAGAACTCATCCGAAAAATAAAGTCGGCTGCACAAACCGTCCTCACCTGA
- a CDS encoding exo-alpha-sialidase, with the protein MNGEIVLQLDPTRKNARNSEGSFVTLKSGRILFAYTKYESDFEDDGSAVIASRYSDDGGRTWSEKDRIIQQRNGAKNVMSVSLLRLHDGRIAFLFLQKENVGSQQTCMARISFSHDECKTFSKPLNFIAPPGYYVVNNDRLVQLKCGRLILPVALHRFRGASSPANTATPEVSLSQAAIILFYLSDDGGAHWFESITNNYAYFPNGYGLQEPGIIELKSGKLWSWSRALPANDHSKSYQWEIFSSDRGMTWTQARPSKFVSPCSPMSIKRIPQTGHLLAVWNDRSGRFKLPKPTPSSWGRTPLVCAISTNDGKTWQHHRILEKASDHGFCYVAIHFTEDAVLLAYCAGGASTKLVLDRLRMRRILLQKLYQ; encoded by the coding sequence ATGAACGGCGAAATAGTCCTCCAACTCGATCCGACAAGAAAAAATGCTAGAAACAGCGAGGGAAGCTTCGTCACGCTAAAGTCTGGACGAATCCTGTTTGCTTACACCAAATACGAATCTGATTTTGAAGACGATGGCTCCGCAGTAATCGCCTCACGTTATTCCGATGATGGTGGCCGTACTTGGTCCGAAAAAGACCGTATCATCCAGCAGCGAAACGGAGCCAAAAATGTAATGAGTGTGTCGTTACTGCGACTGCATGACGGCAGGATTGCGTTTCTCTTTCTGCAAAAGGAAAATGTTGGGTCACAACAAACATGCATGGCTCGCATCTCCTTCAGCCATGATGAGTGCAAAACCTTCAGTAAACCTCTCAATTTTATCGCCCCGCCTGGTTACTACGTGGTTAATAACGATCGACTTGTGCAGTTAAAATGTGGGCGTCTGATACTGCCCGTAGCATTACATCGATTCCGAGGAGCCTCCAGTCCCGCCAATACTGCAACGCCCGAAGTCAGCTTGTCTCAGGCCGCCATCATTCTCTTCTACCTCAGCGATGACGGCGGCGCGCACTGGTTTGAATCAATTACCAATAATTACGCATATTTTCCCAACGGCTACGGCTTGCAGGAACCGGGAATCATTGAACTAAAGAGTGGCAAGCTCTGGAGTTGGTCCCGCGCTCTTCCCGCGAATGATCACAGCAAAAGCTATCAGTGGGAAATATTCAGTAGTGATCGCGGTATGACGTGGACACAGGCAAGACCCTCCAAGTTTGTTTCGCCTTGTAGTCCTATGTCGATCAAACGAATTCCACAAACTGGCCATCTGCTGGCGGTATGGAATGACCGTTCAGGGAGGTTCAAGCTGCCGAAACCTACGCCATCGAGTTGGGGACGCACACCATTAGTCTGTGCAATCAGTACCAATGATGGCAAAACATGGCAACACCATCGGATTCTTGAAAAAGCTTCCGATCACGGGTTCTGCTATGTCGCGATTCATTTCACTGAGGATGCGGTACTGCTGGCTTATTGCGCGGGAGGTGCCAGCACAAAGCTGGTGTTGGATCGCTTGCGGATGCGACGGATCCTACTCCAAAAACTCTACCAATAA
- a CDS encoding MBL fold metallo-hydrolase: MSLELLFLGTGTSAGVPMIGCRCAVCTSNDTRDQRTRASVLITYPNSTRDSDMSEPRRILIDTAPEMRMQMIRHGIDHVDGVIYTHTHADHIFGLDDLRRINALTERPIDVYAEQDSIDTLRSMFRYIFDSQSNVNQSFVPTLVTRPLQPGVKVELHGAQWTPLRLVHGHLPVLGFRVDHRGPRGELQSLAYCTDVSGVPSETLPSLADLDVLVIDGLRYRHHPTHFTVDQALEVIHQVKPRQAYLTHIAHDIMHADLEPKLPENVAIAYDGLVVRCNRTTSKRK, from the coding sequence ATGTCCCTAGAACTACTTTTTCTCGGCACCGGTACAAGTGCTGGAGTTCCCATGATCGGTTGTCGTTGCGCGGTGTGTACTTCCAACGACACTCGAGACCAGCGCACACGAGCTAGCGTGCTGATTACTTACCCCAACAGTACGCGTGACTCCGATATGTCTGAGCCACGACGCATTCTCATTGACACTGCTCCTGAGATGCGGATGCAGATGATCCGCCATGGCATTGATCATGTCGATGGAGTGATCTATACCCACACGCATGCCGACCACATATTTGGTCTTGATGACTTGCGACGAATCAATGCCCTGACAGAAAGGCCCATCGATGTCTATGCCGAACAGGATTCTATTGACACACTGCGGTCAATGTTTCGCTATATCTTCGACTCACAATCCAATGTTAATCAGAGTTTTGTCCCCACACTTGTAACCCGACCGCTTCAGCCTGGCGTAAAGGTAGAACTGCATGGAGCACAATGGACGCCCTTACGGTTAGTTCATGGCCACTTGCCTGTTCTGGGTTTTCGAGTCGATCACAGGGGGCCGAGAGGAGAATTACAATCGCTCGCCTACTGCACTGACGTGTCCGGCGTACCATCAGAGACACTGCCATCGCTTGCCGATCTTGACGTTTTGGTAATTGATGGCCTGCGTTACCGTCATCACCCGACACATTTCACCGTCGATCAGGCGCTGGAAGTGATTCATCAGGTCAAGCCGCGCCAAGCGTATCTGACTCATATTGCCCATGACATTATGCACGCCGACCTGGAGCCGAAGTTACCTGAAAATGTGGCCATCGCATATGACGGCTTAGTCGTGCGATGCAACAGAACCACCAGTAAAAGAAAATGA
- the tsaD gene encoding tRNA (adenosine(37)-N6)-threonylcarbamoyltransferase complex transferase subunit TsaD: MSLILGLETSCDETAAAVVQDGRWVLSNIVSSQNDLHEKYRGVVPEIASRAHLERILPVIDEALAQAGIAFSSGTAIDDSPRITAISVGNRPGLIGSLLVGVSAAKALAWSLGVPIVGVDHIQAHLYAAALEFAKDADHRSGRGSTVPLTTPTTSELGFPNVTHSTSNSTQDLLKYPALGLVVSGGHTSLFVVSSPTRARLIGRTIDDAVGEAYDKAAVILDVGYPGGPKLDALARKGNPKAESLPRSLLSSANLDFSFSGLKTSLLYKVRGHPIGRGEKAIFPRSNKDLSPERRADLAAAFQQAAIEILIIKLERALDVLSQNEESVRSIVLGGGVSANSLLREMVKDLEHRRGIPVLIPAMPFCLDNAAMIAGLAHHHLAEGHHDDLELPAIASS; this comes from the coding sequence ATGTCATTGATTCTTGGTTTAGAAACCAGTTGCGATGAAACCGCAGCAGCCGTCGTCCAAGATGGCCGCTGGGTGTTGTCAAACATTGTCTCTTCACAAAATGATTTGCATGAAAAATATCGCGGCGTAGTACCTGAGATCGCCAGCCGAGCGCATTTGGAGCGAATCCTCCCTGTTATTGACGAAGCATTGGCACAAGCGGGAATCGCGTTTTCTTCCGGAACAGCAATCGACGATAGCCCACGGATCACAGCGATCTCCGTCGGCAATAGACCCGGATTGATCGGATCATTACTAGTAGGGGTTAGCGCAGCAAAAGCCCTTGCATGGTCTCTCGGTGTACCGATTGTGGGAGTTGATCATATCCAGGCACACTTGTACGCAGCAGCATTGGAGTTCGCTAAGGATGCGGATCATAGAAGTGGTCGAGGATCTACCGTACCGTTAACGACACCGACTACGAGCGAACTTGGTTTTCCGAATGTCACTCACTCCACCTCAAACAGTACACAAGATCTCTTGAAGTATCCTGCTCTGGGCTTGGTCGTTTCCGGCGGTCACACGAGCCTTTTTGTGGTTAGCTCGCCTACAAGGGCACGCCTCATCGGACGTACCATCGACGATGCTGTAGGTGAAGCTTACGACAAAGCAGCTGTGATCCTTGATGTGGGGTATCCAGGCGGTCCAAAACTTGATGCTCTTGCCCGAAAAGGTAACCCCAAGGCAGAGTCCTTGCCGCGATCCCTGCTTTCATCTGCAAACCTGGACTTCTCGTTTAGCGGATTAAAAACTTCTCTTCTTTATAAAGTTCGTGGCCATCCCATAGGCCGTGGTGAAAAGGCGATTTTCCCTCGTTCTAATAAAGACCTGTCGCCCGAGCGCCGAGCAGACCTCGCTGCGGCATTTCAACAGGCGGCAATCGAAATATTGATTATCAAACTTGAACGCGCTCTCGACGTGCTATCTCAAAATGAAGAATCGGTCCGGAGTATCGTCCTCGGCGGCGGCGTAAGTGCGAACTCCTTGTTACGGGAAATGGTCAAAGACCTTGAGCACAGGCGCGGTATTCCTGTCCTGATCCCAGCTATGCCTTTCTGCCTCGATAACGCAGCGATGATAGCCGGCCTTGCGCACCATCACCTCGCTGAAGGTCACCATGATGACTTGGAACTACCCGCAATAGCTTCGTCGTAA
- a CDS encoding polysaccharide deacetylase family protein has translation MSTVAPLPSHQKFTWPNGKRCAVSLSFDDARVSQVDTGLPILRCHGVRATFYVIMSNVEQRLAGWRAAVDAGHEIGNHTVTHPCSGNFIFSRATALENRTLADMERDLDDATSQIQARLSVTPTTFAYPCGQTWVGRGEELQSYVPLVARKFAVGRGFKQESDNDPAFCDLAQVAGTDFDRQPFEQLSALVLKAAEHGRWLVLAGHDVGTEGKQSVAKNVLDEFCRYCLDPANGVWIDTVATVGAYVRKIREG, from the coding sequence ATGTCCACGGTTGCACCGCTACCTTCTCATCAGAAATTCACCTGGCCCAACGGAAAAAGATGTGCAGTCAGCTTGAGTTTTGATGATGCCCGTGTTTCACAAGTCGATACCGGCTTACCTATTCTCCGGTGCCACGGAGTTAGAGCGACTTTCTATGTCATTATGAGCAATGTTGAACAACGCCTTGCAGGTTGGCGAGCTGCTGTGGATGCGGGCCATGAAATCGGCAACCATACAGTGACACATCCGTGCAGCGGCAACTTTATTTTTTCCCGAGCCACAGCTCTCGAAAATCGTACGCTCGCAGACATGGAACGAGACCTTGATGACGCGACTTCCCAAATTCAGGCACGTCTTAGTGTGACACCTACTACCTTTGCCTACCCGTGCGGTCAGACGTGGGTTGGCCGTGGGGAGGAATTACAAAGCTATGTACCTCTGGTAGCGAGGAAGTTTGCTGTCGGACGAGGATTCAAGCAGGAATCCGACAACGATCCCGCATTCTGTGACCTCGCGCAGGTCGCCGGAACCGACTTCGATCGCCAGCCTTTCGAGCAACTTTCAGCACTCGTATTAAAAGCCGCAGAACATGGACGCTGGCTTGTACTCGCAGGACATGATGTCGGTACTGAAGGCAAGCAGTCAGTCGCAAAAAATGTGTTGGATGAGTTCTGCCGCTACTGTCTTGATCCTGCGAACGGGGTTTGGATCGATACGGTTGCCACGGTGGGAGCGTATGTGCGCAAGATTCGTGAGGGATAA
- a CDS encoding endo-1,4-beta-xylanase, producing MRYILWIAMVSLIAIPTHAQVLQGQWVDDANVQIDKIRKSNMRLIVVDSAGKPVRDAKLDVTQVSHAFQWGVKLDPTWIKDGVVNLKQDAPVYRCFNGVSLEAMTAWPKAEPSPGEWNADQLRKTIGEIKRLGLAVRWGPVLSNDAGRLPDWVNKLDPAAMVLACQTHVQRVSTEFGDEMESLCVIGCAVGQDIFTERIGSPIYGRLYEAARTKSPHARLSMYFADGLSPQRTQAVVRMATDLRDQFIPLDEVDLEVRLSGTLVQAPVARSLKWVADAGLESQLVNVEVAGESPTSAAINLETLLLTAFASPGVNGIWFAGLTGDSFTNPEAALIDATGNVTSAGRLLDQLVHTKWRTVSTIATDALGNARLRGFAGAYRAVAHFPDGTTATTNFWLPPKENERVVLIQALATEVKK from the coding sequence ATGCGATACATCCTCTGGATCGCAATGGTTTCGTTGATTGCTATCCCCACCCATGCCCAGGTACTCCAGGGGCAATGGGTGGATGATGCCAATGTTCAGATCGACAAAATACGCAAGAGCAACATGCGGCTCATCGTCGTGGATTCTGCTGGTAAGCCGGTGCGAGATGCGAAGCTTGATGTGACACAGGTTTCTCATGCCTTTCAGTGGGGGGTGAAACTGGATCCGACGTGGATCAAAGACGGCGTCGTCAACCTGAAGCAGGATGCACCTGTTTATCGCTGCTTTAACGGTGTGAGTCTGGAAGCGATGACCGCATGGCCCAAAGCCGAACCAAGTCCAGGCGAATGGAATGCCGACCAACTAAGAAAGACAATCGGTGAAATAAAACGGCTAGGACTAGCCGTACGGTGGGGGCCTGTTCTTTCCAACGATGCCGGTCGGTTGCCAGATTGGGTTAACAAGCTTGATCCTGCGGCCATGGTTCTGGCGTGCCAGACACATGTTCAGCGAGTTAGTACTGAATTTGGTGATGAAATGGAATCGCTCTGTGTTATCGGTTGCGCTGTGGGGCAGGATATCTTTACCGAACGGATCGGCTCGCCGATTTACGGACGGCTGTATGAGGCAGCGAGGACGAAGTCCCCACATGCACGGTTAAGCATGTATTTTGCCGATGGCCTGTCCCCTCAGCGCACACAAGCTGTAGTCCGCATGGCGACGGATTTGCGAGATCAGTTCATTCCTCTTGATGAGGTCGATCTAGAAGTCCGATTGAGTGGAACGCTCGTTCAAGCTCCGGTTGCTCGCTCGCTTAAATGGGTCGCCGATGCGGGGCTGGAATCGCAACTGGTTAATGTGGAAGTCGCTGGCGAATCACCTACAAGTGCCGCAATTAACCTGGAAACACTTCTCTTGACCGCATTTGCTTCTCCGGGAGTGAATGGGATTTGGTTTGCAGGCTTGACAGGCGATTCCTTCACCAATCCCGAAGCAGCCTTAATCGACGCAACGGGTAACGTCACTTCAGCAGGCCGATTACTGGATCAACTCGTCCATACGAAATGGCGTACTGTTTCAACGATTGCAACGGATGCACTTGGCAACGCTAGATTGCGAGGTTTCGCCGGAGCATACCGTGCGGTCGCACACTTCCCCGATGGAACGACGGCCACAACCAATTTCTGGTTACCGCCAAAGGAAAATGAGCGGGTCGTACTGATACAGGCGTTAGCAACTGAAGTAAAAAAATAG
- a CDS encoding NADH-quinone oxidoreductase subunit I: MAASSSVTPQLSQPRNAGEGYFRDIYESLKSILIGMRITLKYCFSRVVTVQYPYEKLAFAPRYRGIHEFEADKCIACDMCAKACPVDCIYIDKSAPRKIDKKSGKATGGDLLRYAIDYQKCMFCALCTEPCPTDCIHMGKNHDLSAYRREDMVVEFQELDKKGLRTPIPLWMDRNAEQIEWVAKERQRVLKGELATTEADIPSV; encoded by the coding sequence ATGGCCGCGAGCAGTTCCGTTACACCGCAACTTAGCCAGCCGAGAAACGCCGGCGAAGGATATTTCCGCGATATTTACGAGTCGCTCAAAAGCATCCTGATCGGAATGCGGATCACACTCAAGTATTGCTTCTCCCGCGTGGTTACCGTTCAATATCCTTACGAAAAACTAGCCTTCGCACCGCGATACCGTGGCATCCACGAGTTCGAGGCTGATAAGTGCATCGCCTGCGACATGTGTGCCAAGGCTTGCCCGGTCGATTGCATTTACATCGATAAGTCTGCTCCGCGCAAAATCGACAAGAAATCCGGTAAGGCAACGGGTGGTGATCTTCTTCGCTATGCGATCGATTACCAGAAATGTATGTTCTGTGCCCTCTGCACTGAGCCTTGCCCGACGGATTGTATCCATATGGGTAAAAACCATGACCTTTCCGCTTACCGCCGCGAAGATATGGTGGTTGAGTTCCAGGAACTGGATAAGAAAGGCCTTCGCACGCCGATTCCACTTTGGATGGATCGCAACGCGGAGCAGATCGAATGGGTTGCCAAGGAACGGCAACGTGTTTTGAAAGGCGAACTGGCGACGACGGAAGCAGACATCCCGTCAGTTTGA